A genomic segment from Mus caroli chromosome 17, CAROLI_EIJ_v1.1, whole genome shotgun sequence encodes:
- the Aif1 gene encoding allograft inflammatory factor 1 isoform X2, which translates to MKPEEISRGKAFGLLKAQQEERLEGINKQFLDDPKYSNDEDLPSKLEAFKVKYMEFDLNGNGDIDIMSLKRMLEKLGVPKTHLELKRLIREVSSGSEETFSYSDFLRMMLGKRSAILRMILMYEEKNKEHKRPTGPPAKKAISELP; encoded by the exons ATGAAGCCTGAGGAGATTTCAA GAGGAAAAGCTTTTGGACTGCTGAAGGCCCAGCAGGAAGAGAGGCTGGAGGGGATCAACAAG CAATTCCTCGATGATCCCAAATACAGCAACGATGAGGATCTGCCGTCCAAACTTGAAGCCTTCAAGG TGAAGTACATGGAGTTTGATCTGAATGGAAATGGAGATATCG ATATTATGTCCTTGAAGCGAATGCTGGAGAAACTTGGGGTTCCCAAGACCCACCTAGAGCTGAAGAGATTAATTAGAGAGGTGTCCAGTGGCTCCGAGGAGACGTTCAGCTACTCTGACTTTCTCAGAATGATGCTGGGCAAGAGATCTGCCATCTTGAGAAT GATTCTGATGTatgaggagaaaaacaaagaacacaagagGCCAACTGGTCCCCCAGCCAAGAAAGCTATCTCCGAGCTGCCCTGA
- the Aif1 gene encoding allograft inflammatory factor 1 isoform X1, whose amino-acid sequence MSQSRDLQGGKAFGLLKAQQEERLEGINKQFLDDPKYSNDEDLPSKLEAFKVKYMEFDLNGNGDIDIMSLKRMLEKLGVPKTHLELKRLIREVSSGSEETFSYSDFLRMMLGKRSAILRMILMYEEKNKEHKRPTGPPAKKAISELP is encoded by the exons ATGAGCCAAAGCAGGGATTTGCAGG GAGGAAAAGCTTTTGGACTGCTGAAGGCCCAGCAGGAAGAGAGGCTGGAGGGGATCAACAAG CAATTCCTCGATGATCCCAAATACAGCAACGATGAGGATCTGCCGTCCAAACTTGAAGCCTTCAAGG TGAAGTACATGGAGTTTGATCTGAATGGAAATGGAGATATCG ATATTATGTCCTTGAAGCGAATGCTGGAGAAACTTGGGGTTCCCAAGACCCACCTAGAGCTGAAGAGATTAATTAGAGAGGTGTCCAGTGGCTCCGAGGAGACGTTCAGCTACTCTGACTTTCTCAGAATGATGCTGGGCAAGAGATCTGCCATCTTGAGAAT GATTCTGATGTatgaggagaaaaacaaagaacacaagagGCCAACTGGTCCCCCAGCCAAGAAAGCTATCTCCGAGCTGCCCTGA